A stretch of Microbulbifer sp. SAOS-129_SWC DNA encodes these proteins:
- the icd gene encoding NADP-dependent isocitrate dehydrogenase: protein MGHIQVPADGEKVTVNSDGSLNVPNRPIIPFIEGDGIGVDITPVMRKVIDSAVEKAFGGEKAISWMEIYCGEKAAETYAGDWFPAETLDALKEYAVGIKGPLTTPVGGGFRSLNVALRQELDLYVCQRPVRWFSGVPSPVKEPNKVDMVIFRENSEDIYAGIEWKADTDEAKKVIKFLQDEMGVKKIRFPEHCGIGVKPVSEEGTKRLVRKALQYTIDQDRDSLTLVHKGNIMKFTEGAFADWGYELARDEFGAQPLDGGPWHSFKNPKTGKEIVVKDVIADAMLQQVLLRPAEYDVIATLNLNGDYLSDALAAQVGGIGIAPGANLSDEVALFEATHGTAPKYAGQNKVNPGSLILSAEMMLRHLGWNEAADMVVTGMEGAIEAKTVTYDFERLMDGAELKSCSDFGDEVIKHMA from the coding sequence ATGGGTCATATCCAAGTGCCGGCAGACGGCGAAAAAGTTACAGTCAATTCCGACGGTTCGCTGAATGTTCCGAATCGCCCGATCATCCCCTTCATCGAAGGTGACGGCATCGGCGTGGATATCACCCCGGTTATGCGCAAGGTGATCGATTCTGCGGTCGAGAAAGCGTTCGGTGGCGAGAAGGCCATCTCCTGGATGGAAATCTACTGTGGCGAGAAAGCCGCCGAGACCTACGCCGGCGACTGGTTCCCGGCCGAAACCCTGGACGCTCTGAAAGAGTACGCCGTGGGCATCAAGGGCCCGCTGACCACTCCGGTTGGCGGCGGCTTCCGCTCCCTGAACGTGGCCCTGCGCCAGGAGCTGGACCTGTACGTGTGCCAGCGCCCGGTACGCTGGTTCAGCGGCGTGCCGTCTCCGGTGAAAGAGCCGAACAAGGTCGACATGGTGATCTTCCGCGAAAACTCCGAGGACATCTATGCCGGTATCGAGTGGAAAGCAGACACCGACGAAGCCAAGAAGGTCATCAAGTTCCTGCAGGACGAGATGGGCGTCAAGAAGATTCGCTTCCCGGAGCACTGCGGCATCGGCGTCAAACCGGTTTCCGAAGAGGGCACCAAGCGCCTGGTACGCAAGGCGCTGCAGTACACCATCGATCAGGACCGCGACTCCCTGACCCTGGTGCACAAGGGCAACATCATGAAGTTCACCGAAGGTGCCTTCGCCGACTGGGGCTACGAGCTGGCCCGCGATGAGTTCGGTGCGCAGCCGCTGGACGGCGGCCCCTGGCACAGCTTCAAGAACCCGAAGACCGGCAAGGAAATCGTGGTCAAGGACGTGATCGCCGACGCCATGCTGCAGCAGGTACTGCTGCGCCCGGCCGAATACGACGTGATTGCCACCCTGAACCTGAACGGCGACTACCTGTCCGACGCCCTGGCGGCCCAGGTCGGTGGTATCGGTATCGCACCGGGTGCCAACCTGTCTGACGAAGTGGCCCTGTTCGAAGCGACCCACGGCACTGCGCCGAAGTACGCTGGCCAGAACAAGGTCAACCCGGGCTCCCTGATCCTGTCCGCAGAAATGATGCTGCGCCACCTGGGCTGGAACGAAGCTGCCGACATGGTGGTTACGGGCATGGAAGGCGCGATCGAAGCCAAGACCGTGACCTACGACTTCGAGCGCCTGATGGATGGTGCGGAACTGAAGTCCTGCTCCGATTTCGGCGACGAAGTCATCAAGCACATGGCCTGA
- a CDS encoding pseudouridine synthase yields the protein MARIILFNKPYGVLTQFTDDRGRPTLADYIRDKGFYAAGRLDFDSEGLLLLTDDGALQHRISHPRQKLAKTYWVQVEGEIDEAALAALRRGVPLKDGLTAPARARPLAPPAVWPRVPPVRERKSIPTSWLELTIGEGRNRQVRRMTAAVGFPTLRLIRTAIGSWNLGQLAPGQQRIEEVFSAPAGKRKAAPARRPHSRRRR from the coding sequence ATGGCCAGAATCATCCTGTTCAACAAGCCCTACGGCGTACTGACCCAGTTCACCGACGACCGCGGGCGCCCTACTCTCGCCGATTACATTCGCGACAAGGGCTTCTATGCCGCCGGGCGGCTGGATTTCGACTCCGAGGGCCTGCTGCTGCTCACCGACGACGGCGCGCTGCAACACCGTATCAGCCACCCGCGCCAGAAACTGGCGAAGACCTACTGGGTTCAGGTCGAAGGCGAGATCGACGAGGCCGCCCTGGCCGCCCTGCGCCGCGGGGTGCCACTGAAAGATGGCCTCACCGCACCGGCCAGGGCGCGCCCGCTGGCCCCGCCGGCAGTGTGGCCCCGGGTGCCACCGGTGCGCGAGCGCAAATCGATACCCACCTCCTGGCTGGAGCTGACTATCGGCGAGGGGCGCAACCGCCAGGTGCGCCGGATGACCGCCGCGGTAGGCTTCCCCACCCTGCGACTGATCCGCACGGCGATTGGCAGCTGGAATCTTGGCCAGCTGGCGCCCGGCCAACAGCGCATTGAAGAAGTCTTCTCGGCGCCGGCCGGCAAGCGCAAGGCAGCACCGGCGCGGCGCCCGCACTCGCGCCGGCGCCGCTAA
- the mnmA gene encoding tRNA 2-thiouridine(34) synthase MnmA, producing MSDSNLKQPQRDLPRRVIVGMSGGVDSSVAALLLMQQGYQVEGLFMKNWDEDDGTEYCTAKADLADAQAVCDRLGIKLHTANFAAEYWDHVFEYFLAEYKAGRTPNPDILCNREIKFKVFLEYAEMLGADAIATGHYARRKDIDGRTYLLKGLDPNKDQSYFLHAVGEAEFAKSLFPVGELEKPEVRRIAGENGFITHDKKDSTGICFIGERRFKDFLEQYLPAQPGDMETPEGEIMGRHAGLMYHTIGQRQGLGIGGVKGSGDEPWYVVGKDLQRNVLLVAQGKHHPLLYATGLEAAQTHWINGAAPADTFRCRAKTRYRQPDQDCTVTVRDNGDLVVTFDEPQRAITPGQSLVLYDGDICLGGAVIERATGVGTV from the coding sequence ATGTCTGATAGCAACCTGAAACAGCCCCAGCGCGACCTTCCCCGGCGCGTCATCGTCGGTATGTCCGGCGGTGTGGACTCCTCCGTGGCCGCCCTGCTGCTGATGCAGCAGGGCTATCAGGTCGAGGGGCTGTTCATGAAGAACTGGGATGAGGACGACGGCACCGAGTACTGCACCGCCAAGGCGGATCTGGCGGATGCCCAGGCGGTGTGCGACCGCCTGGGCATCAAGTTGCATACGGCCAATTTTGCCGCCGAATACTGGGACCACGTGTTCGAGTACTTCCTTGCGGAGTACAAGGCAGGCCGCACGCCGAATCCGGACATCCTCTGCAACCGCGAGATCAAGTTCAAGGTCTTCCTCGAGTACGCGGAAATGCTCGGTGCCGACGCCATTGCCACCGGCCACTACGCGCGGCGCAAGGATATCGACGGCCGCACCTACCTGCTCAAGGGGCTGGATCCGAACAAGGACCAGAGCTATTTCCTGCACGCCGTGGGTGAGGCAGAGTTTGCCAAGTCCCTGTTTCCCGTGGGAGAGCTGGAAAAGCCGGAGGTGCGCCGCATCGCCGGGGAAAACGGCTTCATTACCCATGACAAGAAAGACAGCACCGGTATCTGCTTTATCGGCGAACGCCGCTTCAAGGACTTCCTCGAGCAATATCTGCCGGCCCAGCCCGGGGATATGGAGACACCCGAGGGCGAAATCATGGGGCGCCACGCGGGGCTGATGTATCACACCATCGGCCAGCGCCAGGGCCTCGGCATCGGTGGGGTCAAGGGCAGCGGTGATGAGCCCTGGTACGTGGTGGGCAAGGATCTGCAGCGCAACGTGCTTCTGGTGGCCCAGGGCAAGCACCACCCGCTGCTCTACGCCACCGGGCTGGAGGCCGCCCAGACCCACTGGATCAACGGGGCCGCGCCGGCAGACACCTTCCGCTGCCGCGCCAAGACGCGCTACCGCCAGCCGGACCAGGACTGTACCGTGACGGTGCGCGACAATGGCGATCTGGTGGTGACGTTTGACGAGCCCCAGCGTGCCATCACACCCGGGCAATCGCTGGTGCTGTACGATGGCGACATCTGCCTCGGCGGCGCGGTTATCGAGCGGGCCACCGGCGTCGGCACCGTCTGA
- the hflD gene encoding high frequency lysogenization protein HflD: MLTNWRDEALALAGIFQSAVLVERLAKTGNAPTDQMETGIYSLFQVNPDRAEDVFGGVEKIRPGLEVSRQLLRSRQHPEYTDSLRYALSILYLQRQLAKNKDLLEIIGSRLEKAQQQAEHFSLGHENVFSNLASIYSDTLSTFRFRIQVLGDFNFLQQQRIANQIRTMLFAGVRAATLWRQVGGSRLHLLFQRKKLLAATDTLIAQTESTNF; encoded by the coding sequence ATTTTGACTAACTGGCGGGATGAAGCACTGGCGCTGGCGGGAATATTCCAGTCTGCGGTACTCGTGGAGCGCCTGGCGAAAACCGGCAACGCGCCCACGGACCAGATGGAGACCGGTATTTACAGCCTGTTTCAGGTTAACCCGGATCGCGCCGAGGATGTTTTTGGCGGTGTAGAAAAAATTCGCCCGGGCCTGGAAGTCTCGCGCCAACTGCTGCGTTCGCGCCAGCACCCCGAGTACACCGACAGCCTCCGCTACGCGCTGTCGATCCTGTATCTGCAGCGTCAGCTGGCGAAGAACAAGGATCTGCTGGAAATCATCGGCAGCCGCCTGGAGAAGGCCCAGCAGCAGGCGGAGCACTTCAGTCTCGGCCACGAAAATGTGTTTTCCAATCTCGCCAGCATTTACAGCGATACGTTGAGCACTTTCCGCTTTCGCATCCAGGTGCTCGGCGATTTCAATTTCCTGCAGCAGCAGCGTATCGCCAACCAGATCCGCACTATGCTGTTTGCCGGCGTGCGCGCCGCCACCCTGTGGCGCCAGGTCGGCGGTAGCCGCCTGCACCTGTTATTCCAGCGCAAAAAATTACTCGCCGCGACCGACACACTGATCGCGCAAACCGAATCCACCAATTTCTGA